In one Lolium rigidum isolate FL_2022 chromosome 3, APGP_CSIRO_Lrig_0.1, whole genome shotgun sequence genomic region, the following are encoded:
- the LOC124694324 gene encoding pollen allergen Phl p 2-like: MASSSSSGLLAVAMLAALLAGARCAPAKVTFTVEQGSDEKHLAVVVKYEGDTMAEVELREHGSNEWVDMVKADGDVWRFDSEEPLQGPFNFRFLTVKGMKNVFDDVIPAKYTIGATYTPEQY, translated from the coding sequence ATGGCGTCCTCCTCAAGCAGCGGCCTGCTGGCGGTGGCGATGCTGGCGGCGCTGCTCGCCGGCGCACGGTGCGCCCCGGCGAAGGTGACGTTCACGGTGGAGCAGGGGTCGGACGAGAAGCACCTGGCGGTGGTGGTGAAGTACGAGGGGGACACCATGGCGGAGGTGGAGCTCCGGGAGCACGGCTCCAACGAGTGGGTGGACATGGTGAAGGCCGACGGCGACGTGTGGCGGTTCGACAGCGAGGAGCCGCTCCAGGGCCCGTTCAACTTCCGCTTCCTCACCGTGAAAGGGATGAAGAACGTCTTCGACGACGTCATCCCGGCCAAGTACACCATCGGCGCGACCTACACGCCTGAGCAGTACTAG